The Microplitis demolitor isolate Queensland-Clemson2020A chromosome 8, iyMicDemo2.1a, whole genome shotgun sequence genome has a segment encoding these proteins:
- the LOC103578685 gene encoding uncharacterized protein LOC103578685, translated as MICRQVASTLTTIVLLISFISYGDAVVCYECNSAFDPRCGDPFDPYSLGTVNCSFQERLEHINTIEPTICRKISQKVYGKIRVVRGCGFITDVRDDAECVRRSGTHDVMAYYCSCTTDLCNNSNYVIPNFGLLLSIFSIVFIWTIN; from the exons atgatttgtcgTCAAGTTGCATCAACTTTAACGACAATCGTCCTGTTAATTTCATTCATCTCCTACG GAGATGCAGTCGTTTGTTACGAATGTAACAGCGCATTCGATCCAAGATGCGGTGATCCCTTTGATCCTTACAGTCTTGGTACAGTAAATTGCAGTTTCCAAGAGCGTCTTGAGCACATTAACACAATTGAGCCGACAATCTGCCGTAAAATTTCCCAGAaag TTTACGGTAAAATAAGAGTGGTAAGAGGCTGCGGATTCATAACAGATGTAAGAGATGACGCCGAGTGTGTAAGAAGAAGCGGTACCCATGACGTAATGGCGTATTACTGCTCATGTACTACAGATCTTTGTAACAATTCAAATTACGTAATACCCAATTTTGGATTACTGCTGTCTATTTTTAGTATTGTCTTTATTTGGACAATTAATTAG
- the LOC103578684 gene encoding netrin receptor UNC5B-a isoform X2, with protein sequence MRRDSFLVLLMFCIGPLLLLLHAGLVFATTLDHDVNVAESNAALGLGAVGRGGIGAAAMTASGMMPDEDSEDQDNEDVDEEDEEEEGEEEGERDTGTNDDSYLLGEDEDDPPLATIAGGGSSISSNSNPNGNTNSNGNSNGGGGGTGNSGSIGDTELISETGGHLPVFLMEPLDAFVVKNKPATLRCKAAHALQLYFRCNGHRAEESHQTDFVDPHTGTRIVDSELNITRDHIEEYFGKDKFKCECIAWAGSGSIKSQPAVVDVAYLKKQFESPPYSVSVEAGQSTELRCIPPTGVPSPRVYWLRNGAPITTGSDADAALLVSSEGHLLLGQAKITHQANYTCVAENIAAKRLSAPATITVYVNGGWSAWSAWSECHSRCAKGGQKRTRTCTNPAPINDGQPCLGPAVQKMDCNAACPAVDGGWSRWSAWSICGSDCTHTRTRTCDEPTPAHGGRHCQGRDTAVANCTGGLCNVDRGKMGGVQFTTTTTTQKAANRRMDVALYVGLALACAFGGGLALLLIRLVRRKGRDHALYSMARNADFQPEYFPEHDKKMCLQPDLTAGTTVQASYEYPFDPKLSLSRSLSEHHYDVPHLSIALTQQQQQQQQPQQQLHHHQQHPSPSVSSPSPSVLSSQESCSGAGGPGANTDKQIYSGSENSGTSVASCSSYPSSDSTTTTYNVASERVRLAAAKLEQTGNVARAAVNARGALLVLPDSGVSLSVPEGAISKAQGRRQLDLSVLDEDRFRPRLPEGMTQLSAAIYCGPPAVTFDKPVILQFEHAAMLHPAGTWELSIWASDDQPDGPADEENDVNQDSKGLIHHQHHTATDSSADKLKPVTWTKVLTLGSETINTPLFTQLDHSEAFIVTEQLRSYVLVGSSAEDSIAAKRLRVVLYASQYCVRVYVIEDTKAAMKIIADRETQIRGYLLDKPRPLLFRDSGENLWVSLEQVGNEWQSKSPTEHQEIAFPDIWNCPSNSSHVAFTLDESFDAVTTTKSYKLQVCQGRTSDAQRQVFRIVYDVIKQRVFSGSVTRPLREVTVVSSVGANNITSTDSSARGPFRFTRSLRKQLCQCLDPPNALGNDWRMLAQRLQVDRYINYFATKASPTEHILDLWEARHREASAVTDLLNHLRTMGRTDAATILEAQLGAWL encoded by the exons ATGAGGCGAGATTCCTTTTTGGTGCTTTTGATGTTTTGCATAGGCCCGCTGCTGCTTCTCTTACATGCTGGGTTAGTCTTTGCGACAACGTTGGATCACGATGTTAATG TTGCAGAGTCAAATGCAGCACTCGGACTTGGAGCAGTCGGGAGAGGAGGCATAGGAGCTGCTGCGATGACTGCATCTGGTATGATGCCCGATGAAGATTCCGAGGATCAAGACAATGAGGATGTGGATGAGGAGGACGAGGAGGAAGAAGGGGAAGAGGAGGGAGAGAGAGACACTGGTACTAATGACGACTCGTACTTGCTCGGGGAGGACGAAGACGATCCGCCTCTGGCGACGATCGCGGGCGGGGGCAGCAGCATCTCCAGCAATTCCAATCCCAATGGCAACACCAACAGCAACGGCAACAGCAACGGTGGCGGCGGTGGAACCGGCAACAGCGGTAGCATAGGAGATACCGAACTAATCTCTGAAACGGGCGGGCATCTGCCTGTCTTCTTAATGGAACCCCTGGATGCCTTTGTCGTTAAAAACAAACCGGCGACTCTGCGCTGTAAGGCCGCCCACGCGCTACAGCTTTACTTTCGGTGCAACGGGCACCGCGCCGAGGAGTCTCATCAAACTGATTTCGTGGACCCACACACTGGCACACGCATCGTTGACTCGGAATTAAATATCACCCGAGATCATATCGAGGAATACTTCGGCAAAGATAAATTCAAGTGCGAGTGCATCGCCTGGGCCGGTTCTGGCTCCATCAAGAGTCAGCCAGCAGTTGTCGATGTTGCAt ATCTGAAAAAGCAATTCGAGTCCCCGCCGTACTCAGTCTCGGTCGAAGCCGGGCAGAGCACCGAGCTCAGATGTATACCACCCACCGGGGTGCCGTCTCCGCGAGTCTACTGGCTGAGGAATGGAGCGCCAATCACGACCGGCTCGGATGCCGACGCGGCTCTTCTTGTTTCAAGCGAGGGCCATCTTCTCTTGGGTCAAGCCAAGATCACTCACCAGGCCAATTATACCTGCGTTGCTGAGAACATTGCCGCAAAACGTCTCAGCGCCCCAGCGACCATCACTGTTTACG TTAATGGCGGCTGGTCCGCCTGGTCTGCCTGGTCCGAGTGTCACTCACGTTGTGCCAAAGGCGGTCAAAAACGTACGAGAACCTGCACCAATCCAGCGCCCATTAACGACGGACAGCCGTGCCTCGGTCCCGCAGTCCAAAAGATGGATTGCAACGCCGCATGTCCTG CCGTAGACGGTGGATGGTCCAGATGGTCCGCTTGGTCGATCTGCGGGAGCGACTGCACTCATACGCGCACAAGGACCTGTGATGAACCCACTCCAGCTCATGGTGGTCGTCATTGTCAAGGAAGGGACACTGCCGTCGCAAATTGTACCGGGGGATTGTGtaatg TGGACAGAGGAAAAATGGGAGGCGTACAATTTACCACGACCACGACTACACAGAAAG CGGCTAATCGGCGAATGGACGTGGCGCTGTATGTTGGACTCGCGCTCGCCTGCGCTTTTGGCGGCGGGCTTGCACTTCTTTTAATCAGACTTGTAAGGCGAAAAGGCCGAGACCATGCTCTTTACTCTATGGCACGTAATGcag ATTTCCAGCCGGAGTACTTTCCAGAACACGATAAGAAAATGTGTCTCCAGCCGGATCTAACAGCGGGAACAACAGTCCAAGCCTCCTACGAGTATCCCTTCGATCCCAAGCTATCTCTGTCCCGCTCTCTCTCGGAGCACCACTACGACGTGCCACATCTTTCGATAGCGCTCActcaacagcaacagcagcagcaacagccaCAGCAACAGCTTCACCATCACCAGCAACACCCATCACCGTCAGTGTCATCGCCCAGCCCGAGCGTTCTCAGCAGCCAGGAGTCCTGCAGCGGTGCCGGGGGTCCCGGTGCCAACACTGACAAGCAAATTTATTCCGGCAGTGAAAACAGCGGTACAAGCGTCGCCAGTTGTTCCTCTTATCCGTCCTCGGACTCGACGACGACGACGTACAACGTTGCCTCTGAACGCGTGAGACTCGCGGCCGCCAAGTTGGAGCAAACCGGCAACGTGGCGAGGGCCGCGGTCAACGCACGGGGTGCACTTCTGGTTCTTCCGGACTCTGGGGTGTCTCTCTCTGTCCCGGAGGGCGCAATTTCAAAGGCCCAAGGACGGCGCCAGCTCGACCTATCTGTTCTCGATGAGGACAGGTTCCGTCCTCGATTGCCAG AGGGCATGACTCAACTGTCCGCGGCGATCTACTGTGGCCCACCTGCTGTCACCTTCGACAAGCCCGTGATCCTGCAATTCGAGCACGCAGCAATGCTGCACCCTGCGGGCACGTGGGAACTGAGTATCTGGGCGTCAGACGATCAGCCTGATGGGCCAGCTGACGAGGAAAACGACGTGAACCAGGACAGCAAGGGCCTGATACACCATCAGCACCATACGGCGACTGACTCAAGTGCCGACAAGCTAAAGCCAGTCACGTGGACAAAAGTGCTGACTCTGGGTAGCGAGACAATAAACACACCGCTTTTTACCCAGCTTGATCATTCCGAGGCCTTTATTGTCACCGAGCAGCTGCGCAGCTACGTCCTGGTGGGCTCAAGTGCCGAGGACTCAATAGCCGCGAAACGGCTTCGCGTTGTTTTGTACGCGAGTCAATACTGTGTGCGTGTTTATGTGATCGAGGACACTAAAGCCGCGATGAAAATAATCGCGGACCGCGAGACTCAGATACGTGGGTATCTGCTGGACAAACCGCGTCCGCTGTTGTTTCGCGACAGTGGTGAAAATCTTTGGGTGAGCTTAGAGCAAGTTGGTAACGAGTGGCAAAGTAAATCTCCCACTGAGCACCAGGAAATAGCTTTTCCAGATATCTGGAACTGTCCGAGTAATTCGAGTCATGTCGCTTTCACGTTAGACGAAAGTTTCGATGCGGTTACGACAaccaaaagttacaaacttcAGGTATGTCAGGGACGAACCTCTGACGCCCAGAGGCAGGTATTTCGTATTGTGTACGATGTTATTAAACAACGGGTATTTTCGGGTAGTGTTACACGTCCGTTGCGCGAAGTCACCGTTGTCAGCAGTGTTGGTGCCAATAATATTACGTCTACAGACTCATCTGCCCGCGGGCCATTTAGGTTCACAAGATCGCTCAGGAAACAACTTTGCCAGTGTCTCGATCCACCGAACGCACTTGGCAATGACTGGAGAATGCTCGCTCAGAGATTACAAGTTGACAG ATACATCAATTACTTCGCCACAAAAGCCAGCCCCACTGAGCACATTCTGGATCTCTGGGAGGCACGACATCGCGAGGCAAGCGCAGTTACCGATCTACTTAACCATTTACGTACAATGGGAAGAACCGATGCGGCGACTATCCTCGAAGCACAATTGGGAGCTTGGCTTTAA
- the LOC103578684 gene encoding netrin receptor UNC5B-a isoform X3: MRRDSFLVLLMFCIGPLLLLLHAGLVFATTLDHDVNVAESNAALGLGAVGRGGIGAAAMTASGMMPDEDSEDQDNEDVDEEDEEEEGEEEGERDTGTNDDSYLLGEDEDDPPLATIAGGGSSISSNSNPNGNTNSNGNSNGGGGGTGNSGSIGDTELISETGGHLPVFLMEPLDAFVVKNKPATLRCKAAHALQLYFRCNGHRAEESHQTDFVDPHTGTRIVDSELNITRDHIEEYFGKDKFKCECIAWAGSGSIKSQPAVVDVAYLKKQFESPPYSVSVEAGQSTELRCIPPTGVPSPRVYWLRNGAPITTGSDADAALLVSSEGHLLLGQAKITHQANYTCVAENIAAKRLSAPATITVYVNGGWSAWSAWSECHSRCAKGGQKRTRTCTNPAPINDGQPCLGPAVQKMDCNAACPDGGWSRWSAWSICGSDCTHTRTRTCDEPTPAHGGRHCQGRDTAVANCTGGLCNVDRGKMGGVQFTTTTTTQKAANRRMDVALYVGLALACAFGGGLALLLIRLVRRKGRDHALYSMARNADFQPEYFPEHDKKMCLQPDLTAGTTVQASYEYPFDPKLSLSRSLSEHHYDVPHLSIALTQQQQQQQQPQQQLHHHQQHPSPSVSSPSPSVLSSQESCSGAGGPGANTDKQIYSGSENSGTSVASCSSYPSSDSTTTTYNVASERVRLAAAKLEQTGNVARAAVNARGALLVLPDSGVSLSVPEGAISKAQGRRQLDLSVLDEDRFRPRLPEGMTQLSAAIYCGPPAVTFDKPVILQFEHAAMLHPAGTWELSIWASDDQPDGPADEENDVNQDSKGLIHHQHHTATDSSADKLKPVTWTKVLTLGSETINTPLFTQLDHSEAFIVTEQLRSYVLVGSSAEDSIAAKRLRVVLYASQYCVRVYVIEDTKAAMKIIADRETQIRGYLLDKPRPLLFRDSGENLWVSLEQVGNEWQSKSPTEHQEIAFPDIWNCPSNSSHVAFTLDESFDAVTTTKSYKLQVCQGRTSDAQRQVFRIVYDVIKQRVFSGSVTRPLREVTVVSSVGANNITSTDSSARGPFRFTRSLRKQLCQCLDPPNALGNDWRMLAQRLQVDRYINYFATKASPTEHILDLWEARHREASAVTDLLNHLRTMGRTDAATILEAQLGAWL; the protein is encoded by the exons ATGAGGCGAGATTCCTTTTTGGTGCTTTTGATGTTTTGCATAGGCCCGCTGCTGCTTCTCTTACATGCTGGGTTAGTCTTTGCGACAACGTTGGATCACGATGTTAATG TTGCAGAGTCAAATGCAGCACTCGGACTTGGAGCAGTCGGGAGAGGAGGCATAGGAGCTGCTGCGATGACTGCATCTGGTATGATGCCCGATGAAGATTCCGAGGATCAAGACAATGAGGATGTGGATGAGGAGGACGAGGAGGAAGAAGGGGAAGAGGAGGGAGAGAGAGACACTGGTACTAATGACGACTCGTACTTGCTCGGGGAGGACGAAGACGATCCGCCTCTGGCGACGATCGCGGGCGGGGGCAGCAGCATCTCCAGCAATTCCAATCCCAATGGCAACACCAACAGCAACGGCAACAGCAACGGTGGCGGCGGTGGAACCGGCAACAGCGGTAGCATAGGAGATACCGAACTAATCTCTGAAACGGGCGGGCATCTGCCTGTCTTCTTAATGGAACCCCTGGATGCCTTTGTCGTTAAAAACAAACCGGCGACTCTGCGCTGTAAGGCCGCCCACGCGCTACAGCTTTACTTTCGGTGCAACGGGCACCGCGCCGAGGAGTCTCATCAAACTGATTTCGTGGACCCACACACTGGCACACGCATCGTTGACTCGGAATTAAATATCACCCGAGATCATATCGAGGAATACTTCGGCAAAGATAAATTCAAGTGCGAGTGCATCGCCTGGGCCGGTTCTGGCTCCATCAAGAGTCAGCCAGCAGTTGTCGATGTTGCAt ATCTGAAAAAGCAATTCGAGTCCCCGCCGTACTCAGTCTCGGTCGAAGCCGGGCAGAGCACCGAGCTCAGATGTATACCACCCACCGGGGTGCCGTCTCCGCGAGTCTACTGGCTGAGGAATGGAGCGCCAATCACGACCGGCTCGGATGCCGACGCGGCTCTTCTTGTTTCAAGCGAGGGCCATCTTCTCTTGGGTCAAGCCAAGATCACTCACCAGGCCAATTATACCTGCGTTGCTGAGAACATTGCCGCAAAACGTCTCAGCGCCCCAGCGACCATCACTGTTTACG TTAATGGCGGCTGGTCCGCCTGGTCTGCCTGGTCCGAGTGTCACTCACGTTGTGCCAAAGGCGGTCAAAAACGTACGAGAACCTGCACCAATCCAGCGCCCATTAACGACGGACAGCCGTGCCTCGGTCCCGCAGTCCAAAAGATGGATTGCAACGCCGCATGTCCTG ACGGTGGATGGTCCAGATGGTCCGCTTGGTCGATCTGCGGGAGCGACTGCACTCATACGCGCACAAGGACCTGTGATGAACCCACTCCAGCTCATGGTGGTCGTCATTGTCAAGGAAGGGACACTGCCGTCGCAAATTGTACCGGGGGATTGTGtaatg TGGACAGAGGAAAAATGGGAGGCGTACAATTTACCACGACCACGACTACACAGAAAG CGGCTAATCGGCGAATGGACGTGGCGCTGTATGTTGGACTCGCGCTCGCCTGCGCTTTTGGCGGCGGGCTTGCACTTCTTTTAATCAGACTTGTAAGGCGAAAAGGCCGAGACCATGCTCTTTACTCTATGGCACGTAATGcag ATTTCCAGCCGGAGTACTTTCCAGAACACGATAAGAAAATGTGTCTCCAGCCGGATCTAACAGCGGGAACAACAGTCCAAGCCTCCTACGAGTATCCCTTCGATCCCAAGCTATCTCTGTCCCGCTCTCTCTCGGAGCACCACTACGACGTGCCACATCTTTCGATAGCGCTCActcaacagcaacagcagcagcaacagccaCAGCAACAGCTTCACCATCACCAGCAACACCCATCACCGTCAGTGTCATCGCCCAGCCCGAGCGTTCTCAGCAGCCAGGAGTCCTGCAGCGGTGCCGGGGGTCCCGGTGCCAACACTGACAAGCAAATTTATTCCGGCAGTGAAAACAGCGGTACAAGCGTCGCCAGTTGTTCCTCTTATCCGTCCTCGGACTCGACGACGACGACGTACAACGTTGCCTCTGAACGCGTGAGACTCGCGGCCGCCAAGTTGGAGCAAACCGGCAACGTGGCGAGGGCCGCGGTCAACGCACGGGGTGCACTTCTGGTTCTTCCGGACTCTGGGGTGTCTCTCTCTGTCCCGGAGGGCGCAATTTCAAAGGCCCAAGGACGGCGCCAGCTCGACCTATCTGTTCTCGATGAGGACAGGTTCCGTCCTCGATTGCCAG AGGGCATGACTCAACTGTCCGCGGCGATCTACTGTGGCCCACCTGCTGTCACCTTCGACAAGCCCGTGATCCTGCAATTCGAGCACGCAGCAATGCTGCACCCTGCGGGCACGTGGGAACTGAGTATCTGGGCGTCAGACGATCAGCCTGATGGGCCAGCTGACGAGGAAAACGACGTGAACCAGGACAGCAAGGGCCTGATACACCATCAGCACCATACGGCGACTGACTCAAGTGCCGACAAGCTAAAGCCAGTCACGTGGACAAAAGTGCTGACTCTGGGTAGCGAGACAATAAACACACCGCTTTTTACCCAGCTTGATCATTCCGAGGCCTTTATTGTCACCGAGCAGCTGCGCAGCTACGTCCTGGTGGGCTCAAGTGCCGAGGACTCAATAGCCGCGAAACGGCTTCGCGTTGTTTTGTACGCGAGTCAATACTGTGTGCGTGTTTATGTGATCGAGGACACTAAAGCCGCGATGAAAATAATCGCGGACCGCGAGACTCAGATACGTGGGTATCTGCTGGACAAACCGCGTCCGCTGTTGTTTCGCGACAGTGGTGAAAATCTTTGGGTGAGCTTAGAGCAAGTTGGTAACGAGTGGCAAAGTAAATCTCCCACTGAGCACCAGGAAATAGCTTTTCCAGATATCTGGAACTGTCCGAGTAATTCGAGTCATGTCGCTTTCACGTTAGACGAAAGTTTCGATGCGGTTACGACAaccaaaagttacaaacttcAGGTATGTCAGGGACGAACCTCTGACGCCCAGAGGCAGGTATTTCGTATTGTGTACGATGTTATTAAACAACGGGTATTTTCGGGTAGTGTTACACGTCCGTTGCGCGAAGTCACCGTTGTCAGCAGTGTTGGTGCCAATAATATTACGTCTACAGACTCATCTGCCCGCGGGCCATTTAGGTTCACAAGATCGCTCAGGAAACAACTTTGCCAGTGTCTCGATCCACCGAACGCACTTGGCAATGACTGGAGAATGCTCGCTCAGAGATTACAAGTTGACAG ATACATCAATTACTTCGCCACAAAAGCCAGCCCCACTGAGCACATTCTGGATCTCTGGGAGGCACGACATCGCGAGGCAAGCGCAGTTACCGATCTACTTAACCATTTACGTACAATGGGAAGAACCGATGCGGCGACTATCCTCGAAGCACAATTGGGAGCTTGGCTTTAA
- the LOC103578684 gene encoding netrin receptor UNC5B-a isoform X1, which yields MRRDSFLVLLMFCIGPLLLLLHAGLVFATTLDHDVNVAESNAALGLGAVGRGGIGAAAMTASGMMPDEDSEDQDNEDVDEEDEEEEGEEEGERDTGTNDDSYLLGEDEDDPPLATIAGGGSSISSNSNPNGNTNSNGNSNGGGGGTGNSGSIGDTELISETGGHLPVFLMEPLDAFVVKNKPATLRCKAAHALQLYFRCNGHRAEESHQTDFVDPHTGTRIVDSELNITRDHIEEYFGKDKFKCECIAWAGSGSIKSQPAVVDVAYLKKQFESPPYSVSVEAGQSTELRCIPPTGVPSPRVYWLRNGAPITTGSDADAALLVSSEGHLLLGQAKITHQANYTCVAENIAAKRLSAPATITVYVNGGWSAWSAWSECHSRCAKGGQKRTRTCTNPAPINDGQPCLGPAVQKMDCNAACPDRVSQGTAIETAVDGGWSRWSAWSICGSDCTHTRTRTCDEPTPAHGGRHCQGRDTAVANCTGGLCNVDRGKMGGVQFTTTTTTQKAANRRMDVALYVGLALACAFGGGLALLLIRLVRRKGRDHALYSMARNADFQPEYFPEHDKKMCLQPDLTAGTTVQASYEYPFDPKLSLSRSLSEHHYDVPHLSIALTQQQQQQQQPQQQLHHHQQHPSPSVSSPSPSVLSSQESCSGAGGPGANTDKQIYSGSENSGTSVASCSSYPSSDSTTTTYNVASERVRLAAAKLEQTGNVARAAVNARGALLVLPDSGVSLSVPEGAISKAQGRRQLDLSVLDEDRFRPRLPEGMTQLSAAIYCGPPAVTFDKPVILQFEHAAMLHPAGTWELSIWASDDQPDGPADEENDVNQDSKGLIHHQHHTATDSSADKLKPVTWTKVLTLGSETINTPLFTQLDHSEAFIVTEQLRSYVLVGSSAEDSIAAKRLRVVLYASQYCVRVYVIEDTKAAMKIIADRETQIRGYLLDKPRPLLFRDSGENLWVSLEQVGNEWQSKSPTEHQEIAFPDIWNCPSNSSHVAFTLDESFDAVTTTKSYKLQVCQGRTSDAQRQVFRIVYDVIKQRVFSGSVTRPLREVTVVSSVGANNITSTDSSARGPFRFTRSLRKQLCQCLDPPNALGNDWRMLAQRLQVDRYINYFATKASPTEHILDLWEARHREASAVTDLLNHLRTMGRTDAATILEAQLGAWL from the exons ATGAGGCGAGATTCCTTTTTGGTGCTTTTGATGTTTTGCATAGGCCCGCTGCTGCTTCTCTTACATGCTGGGTTAGTCTTTGCGACAACGTTGGATCACGATGTTAATG TTGCAGAGTCAAATGCAGCACTCGGACTTGGAGCAGTCGGGAGAGGAGGCATAGGAGCTGCTGCGATGACTGCATCTGGTATGATGCCCGATGAAGATTCCGAGGATCAAGACAATGAGGATGTGGATGAGGAGGACGAGGAGGAAGAAGGGGAAGAGGAGGGAGAGAGAGACACTGGTACTAATGACGACTCGTACTTGCTCGGGGAGGACGAAGACGATCCGCCTCTGGCGACGATCGCGGGCGGGGGCAGCAGCATCTCCAGCAATTCCAATCCCAATGGCAACACCAACAGCAACGGCAACAGCAACGGTGGCGGCGGTGGAACCGGCAACAGCGGTAGCATAGGAGATACCGAACTAATCTCTGAAACGGGCGGGCATCTGCCTGTCTTCTTAATGGAACCCCTGGATGCCTTTGTCGTTAAAAACAAACCGGCGACTCTGCGCTGTAAGGCCGCCCACGCGCTACAGCTTTACTTTCGGTGCAACGGGCACCGCGCCGAGGAGTCTCATCAAACTGATTTCGTGGACCCACACACTGGCACACGCATCGTTGACTCGGAATTAAATATCACCCGAGATCATATCGAGGAATACTTCGGCAAAGATAAATTCAAGTGCGAGTGCATCGCCTGGGCCGGTTCTGGCTCCATCAAGAGTCAGCCAGCAGTTGTCGATGTTGCAt ATCTGAAAAAGCAATTCGAGTCCCCGCCGTACTCAGTCTCGGTCGAAGCCGGGCAGAGCACCGAGCTCAGATGTATACCACCCACCGGGGTGCCGTCTCCGCGAGTCTACTGGCTGAGGAATGGAGCGCCAATCACGACCGGCTCGGATGCCGACGCGGCTCTTCTTGTTTCAAGCGAGGGCCATCTTCTCTTGGGTCAAGCCAAGATCACTCACCAGGCCAATTATACCTGCGTTGCTGAGAACATTGCCGCAAAACGTCTCAGCGCCCCAGCGACCATCACTGTTTACG TTAATGGCGGCTGGTCCGCCTGGTCTGCCTGGTCCGAGTGTCACTCACGTTGTGCCAAAGGCGGTCAAAAACGTACGAGAACCTGCACCAATCCAGCGCCCATTAACGACGGACAGCCGTGCCTCGGTCCCGCAGTCCAAAAGATGGATTGCAACGCCGCATGTCCTG ACCGGGTCTCGCAGGGAACAGCCATCGAGACAG CCGTAGACGGTGGATGGTCCAGATGGTCCGCTTGGTCGATCTGCGGGAGCGACTGCACTCATACGCGCACAAGGACCTGTGATGAACCCACTCCAGCTCATGGTGGTCGTCATTGTCAAGGAAGGGACACTGCCGTCGCAAATTGTACCGGGGGATTGTGtaatg TGGACAGAGGAAAAATGGGAGGCGTACAATTTACCACGACCACGACTACACAGAAAG CGGCTAATCGGCGAATGGACGTGGCGCTGTATGTTGGACTCGCGCTCGCCTGCGCTTTTGGCGGCGGGCTTGCACTTCTTTTAATCAGACTTGTAAGGCGAAAAGGCCGAGACCATGCTCTTTACTCTATGGCACGTAATGcag ATTTCCAGCCGGAGTACTTTCCAGAACACGATAAGAAAATGTGTCTCCAGCCGGATCTAACAGCGGGAACAACAGTCCAAGCCTCCTACGAGTATCCCTTCGATCCCAAGCTATCTCTGTCCCGCTCTCTCTCGGAGCACCACTACGACGTGCCACATCTTTCGATAGCGCTCActcaacagcaacagcagcagcaacagccaCAGCAACAGCTTCACCATCACCAGCAACACCCATCACCGTCAGTGTCATCGCCCAGCCCGAGCGTTCTCAGCAGCCAGGAGTCCTGCAGCGGTGCCGGGGGTCCCGGTGCCAACACTGACAAGCAAATTTATTCCGGCAGTGAAAACAGCGGTACAAGCGTCGCCAGTTGTTCCTCTTATCCGTCCTCGGACTCGACGACGACGACGTACAACGTTGCCTCTGAACGCGTGAGACTCGCGGCCGCCAAGTTGGAGCAAACCGGCAACGTGGCGAGGGCCGCGGTCAACGCACGGGGTGCACTTCTGGTTCTTCCGGACTCTGGGGTGTCTCTCTCTGTCCCGGAGGGCGCAATTTCAAAGGCCCAAGGACGGCGCCAGCTCGACCTATCTGTTCTCGATGAGGACAGGTTCCGTCCTCGATTGCCAG AGGGCATGACTCAACTGTCCGCGGCGATCTACTGTGGCCCACCTGCTGTCACCTTCGACAAGCCCGTGATCCTGCAATTCGAGCACGCAGCAATGCTGCACCCTGCGGGCACGTGGGAACTGAGTATCTGGGCGTCAGACGATCAGCCTGATGGGCCAGCTGACGAGGAAAACGACGTGAACCAGGACAGCAAGGGCCTGATACACCATCAGCACCATACGGCGACTGACTCAAGTGCCGACAAGCTAAAGCCAGTCACGTGGACAAAAGTGCTGACTCTGGGTAGCGAGACAATAAACACACCGCTTTTTACCCAGCTTGATCATTCCGAGGCCTTTATTGTCACCGAGCAGCTGCGCAGCTACGTCCTGGTGGGCTCAAGTGCCGAGGACTCAATAGCCGCGAAACGGCTTCGCGTTGTTTTGTACGCGAGTCAATACTGTGTGCGTGTTTATGTGATCGAGGACACTAAAGCCGCGATGAAAATAATCGCGGACCGCGAGACTCAGATACGTGGGTATCTGCTGGACAAACCGCGTCCGCTGTTGTTTCGCGACAGTGGTGAAAATCTTTGGGTGAGCTTAGAGCAAGTTGGTAACGAGTGGCAAAGTAAATCTCCCACTGAGCACCAGGAAATAGCTTTTCCAGATATCTGGAACTGTCCGAGTAATTCGAGTCATGTCGCTTTCACGTTAGACGAAAGTTTCGATGCGGTTACGACAaccaaaagttacaaacttcAGGTATGTCAGGGACGAACCTCTGACGCCCAGAGGCAGGTATTTCGTATTGTGTACGATGTTATTAAACAACGGGTATTTTCGGGTAGTGTTACACGTCCGTTGCGCGAAGTCACCGTTGTCAGCAGTGTTGGTGCCAATAATATTACGTCTACAGACTCATCTGCCCGCGGGCCATTTAGGTTCACAAGATCGCTCAGGAAACAACTTTGCCAGTGTCTCGATCCACCGAACGCACTTGGCAATGACTGGAGAATGCTCGCTCAGAGATTACAAGTTGACAG ATACATCAATTACTTCGCCACAAAAGCCAGCCCCACTGAGCACATTCTGGATCTCTGGGAGGCACGACATCGCGAGGCAAGCGCAGTTACCGATCTACTTAACCATTTACGTACAATGGGAAGAACCGATGCGGCGACTATCCTCGAAGCACAATTGGGAGCTTGGCTTTAA